The following are from one region of the Stanieria sp. NIES-3757 genome:
- a CDS encoding hypothetical protein (protein of unknown function DUF924) has protein sequence MEFEEVLNFWFGKPETEGYGQPRQFWFVKQNDVDQEIKSRFYSIYQLAAKGKLDFWQETPLSCLALIVVLDQFPRNMFRGKPQAFATDTLALKFAQYALSQNYDQQLLPVQRWFIYLPFEHSENFEHQQTAVNLFSTLKDDPNSARTIEYAIRHLEIIERFGRFPHRNQILGRESTPEELEFLSQPGSKF, from the coding sequence GTGGAATTTGAGGAAGTTTTAAATTTTTGGTTTGGTAAACCTGAGACTGAAGGTTATGGTCAACCCCGTCAGTTTTGGTTTGTCAAACAAAATGATGTCGATCAAGAAATTAAATCTCGTTTTTACTCTATTTATCAACTAGCTGCAAAGGGTAAATTAGACTTTTGGCAGGAAACACCCCTAAGCTGTCTGGCATTGATCGTTGTTTTAGATCAGTTTCCTCGCAATATGTTTCGTGGAAAACCTCAAGCTTTTGCCACAGACACCCTGGCTTTGAAATTTGCTCAATATGCTCTATCTCAAAATTACGACCAACAATTATTACCAGTCCAACGTTGGTTTATTTATCTTCCATTTGAACATAGCGAAAATTTTGAACATCAACAAACAGCCGTAAATTTATTTTCGACTCTCAAAGATGACCCTAATAGTGCTAGAACAATTGAATATGCTATTCGCCATTTAGAAATTATTGAGCGTTTTGGAAGATTTCCTCATCGCAATCAAATTCTTGGTCGAGAAAGTACTCCTGAAGAATTAGAATTCCTTAGTCAACCTGGTTCAAAATTTTAA
- a CDS encoding glucokinase — translation MLLLIGDIGGTKTILRLIEVAEQVQSVETIQQTKYRGTKTILRLIEVAEQVQSFETIQQANYPSSSFSDLVPMVKQFLATVESKVPKRACFAIAGPVVNNISTLTNLNWHLDSQRLEQELNLEKVDLINDFAANSYGVLALKDSDLYPLQVGQAREFSPIAVLGAGTGLGEGFLIPQGKFYQVFATEGGHTDFAPRNDLEMQLLQYLQHKLNIEHISVERVVSGQGIVSIYQFLRDSNYAAESPEISAKIFNWEQQKSPKIDPAAIISQGARVSGDRLCQKTMAMFVEAYGAETGNLALKLLPYGGIYLAGGIAAKNIDLMSDGRFLASFKQKGRLSFLLENIPINLVTNVQVGLLGSILYALQFV, via the coding sequence ATGTTATTGCTGATTGGAGATATTGGTGGCACTAAAACTATCTTGCGTCTGATCGAAGTAGCAGAGCAAGTTCAATCTGTTGAAACCATTCAACAAACTAAGTATCGTGGCACCAAAACTATCTTGCGTCTAATCGAAGTAGCAGAGCAAGTTCAATCCTTTGAAACCATTCAACAAGCTAATTATCCTAGTAGTTCCTTTTCCGATCTGGTTCCGATGGTAAAACAGTTTTTAGCTACTGTAGAATCAAAAGTACCAAAAAGAGCTTGTTTTGCGATCGCAGGACCAGTGGTTAATAATATCTCTACTTTAACTAATCTTAATTGGCATTTGGATAGTCAGCGATTAGAACAAGAATTAAATCTAGAAAAAGTCGATCTAATTAATGATTTTGCTGCTAATAGTTATGGGGTTTTAGCTTTAAAAGACTCTGATTTATATCCTTTACAAGTAGGTCAAGCACGAGAATTTAGCCCAATCGCTGTACTTGGGGCAGGTACGGGTTTAGGAGAAGGATTTTTAATACCTCAAGGTAAATTTTATCAAGTTTTTGCTACCGAAGGAGGACATACAGATTTTGCTCCTCGTAACGATTTGGAAATGCAACTTTTACAATATCTTCAACATAAATTAAATATAGAACACATTTCTGTTGAACGAGTCGTATCTGGCCAGGGAATTGTCTCAATTTATCAATTTTTACGAGATTCTAATTATGCTGCTGAATCTCCAGAAATCAGCGCAAAAATTTTCAATTGGGAACAGCAAAAGAGTCCGAAAATCGATCCTGCTGCAATTATTTCTCAGGGCGCAAGAGTTTCAGGCGATCGCCTTTGCCAAAAAACAATGGCAATGTTTGTTGAAGCTTATGGAGCCGAAACTGGTAATTTAGCTCTAAAATTATTACCTTATGGTGGTATTTATTTAGCTGGCGGTATTGCAGCTAAAAACATAGATCTGATGTCAGACGGTCGTTTTTTAGCTAGCTTTAAACAAAAAGGTCGACTAAGTTTTTTACTAGAGAATATTCCAATTAATCTAGTTACTAATGTCCAGGTAGGACTATTAGGCTCAATTTTATATGCTTTACAATTTGTTTAA